The following are encoded together in the Prionailurus viverrinus isolate Anna chromosome B3, UM_Priviv_1.0, whole genome shotgun sequence genome:
- the TM2D3 gene encoding TM2 domain-containing protein 3 isoform X1 — MVAAGVPLGVLLRLCRVLLFLSQFYILSGGGSLNLEQSQPLAQSIKDPGPTRTFTVVPRAAESTDIPPYVMKCPSNGLCSRLPADCVECRTNYSCVYGKPVTFDCTVKPSVTCVDQDFKSQKNFVINMTCRFCWQLPETDYECSNSTSCMTVSCPRQRYTANCTVRDHIHCLGNRTFPKMLYCNWTGGYKWSTALALSITLGGFGADRFYLGQWREGLGKLFSFGGLGIWTLIDVLLIGVGYVGPADGSLYI, encoded by the exons ATGGTGGCGGCGGGCGTCCCGCTGGGGGTCCTGCTCCGCCTCTGCCGCGTGCTGTTGTTCCTCTCCCAGTTCTACATCTTGTCGGGCGGGG GATCCTTAAATTTAGAGCAGTCGCAGccgctggctcagtcaataaaggATCCGGGCCCAACACGTACTTTCACAGTAGTTCCCAGGGCAGCAG AAAGTACTGATATCCCACCTTATGTGATGAAGTGTCCAAGTAATGGTTTGTGTAGCAGACTTCCTGCAGACTGTGTAGAATGCAGGACAAATTACTCCTGTGTCTATGGGAAGCCTGTCACTTTTGACTGCACAGTCAAACCTTCTGTTACCTGTGTT GATCAAGACTTCAAATCCCAAAAGAACTTCGTCATCAACATGACTTGCAGGTTTTGCTGGCAGCTTCCAGAAACCGATTATGAGTGTTCCAACTCCACCAGCTGCATGACCGTGTCCTGTCCTCGGCAACGCTACACTGCCAACTGCACGGTGCGGGACCACATTCACTGCTTGG gtAACCGTACTTTTCCAAAAATGCTATACTGCAACTGGACTGGAGGTTATAAGTGGTCTACTGCTCTGGCTCTGAG CATCACCCTTGGGGGGTTTGGCGCTGACCGTTTCTACCTGGGTCAGTGGCGGGAAGGCCTTGGCAAGCTCTTCAGCTTCGGCGGCCTGGGGATATGGACGCTGATAGACGTCTTGCTGATTGGCGTTGGCTACGTGGGACCAGCAGATGGCTCCTTGTACATTTAG
- the TM2D3 gene encoding TM2 domain-containing protein 3 isoform X3 yields MVAAGVPLGVLLRLCRVLLFLSQFYILSGGESTDIPPYVMKCPSNGLCSRLPADCVECRTNYSCVYGKPVTFDCTVKPSVTCVDQDFKSQKNFVINMTCRFCWQLPETDYECSNSTSCMTVSCPRQRYTANCTVRDHIHCLGNRTFPKMLYCNWTGGYKWSTALALSITLGGFGADRFYLGQWREGLGKLFSFGGLGIWTLIDVLLIGVGYVGPADGSLYI; encoded by the exons ATGGTGGCGGCGGGCGTCCCGCTGGGGGTCCTGCTCCGCCTCTGCCGCGTGCTGTTGTTCCTCTCCCAGTTCTACATCTTGTCGGGCGGGG AAAGTACTGATATCCCACCTTATGTGATGAAGTGTCCAAGTAATGGTTTGTGTAGCAGACTTCCTGCAGACTGTGTAGAATGCAGGACAAATTACTCCTGTGTCTATGGGAAGCCTGTCACTTTTGACTGCACAGTCAAACCTTCTGTTACCTGTGTT GATCAAGACTTCAAATCCCAAAAGAACTTCGTCATCAACATGACTTGCAGGTTTTGCTGGCAGCTTCCAGAAACCGATTATGAGTGTTCCAACTCCACCAGCTGCATGACCGTGTCCTGTCCTCGGCAACGCTACACTGCCAACTGCACGGTGCGGGACCACATTCACTGCTTGG gtAACCGTACTTTTCCAAAAATGCTATACTGCAACTGGACTGGAGGTTATAAGTGGTCTACTGCTCTGGCTCTGAG CATCACCCTTGGGGGGTTTGGCGCTGACCGTTTCTACCTGGGTCAGTGGCGGGAAGGCCTTGGCAAGCTCTTCAGCTTCGGCGGCCTGGGGATATGGACGCTGATAGACGTCTTGCTGATTGGCGTTGGCTACGTGGGACCAGCAGATGGCTCCTTGTACATTTAG
- the TM2D3 gene encoding TM2 domain-containing protein 3 isoform X2: MVAAGVPLGVLLRLCRVLLFLSQFYILSGGGSLNLEQSQPLAQSIKDPGPTRTFTVVPRAAESTDIPPYVMKCPSNGLCSRLPADCVECRTNYSCVYGKPVTFDCTVKPSVTCVDQDFKSQKNFVINMTCRFCWQLPETDYECSNSTSCMTVSCPRQRYTANCTVRDHIHCLGNRTFPKMLYCNWTGGYKWSTALALRGCDRLRPFYKCDSVPFLSYPGGYG, from the exons ATGGTGGCGGCGGGCGTCCCGCTGGGGGTCCTGCTCCGCCTCTGCCGCGTGCTGTTGTTCCTCTCCCAGTTCTACATCTTGTCGGGCGGGG GATCCTTAAATTTAGAGCAGTCGCAGccgctggctcagtcaataaaggATCCGGGCCCAACACGTACTTTCACAGTAGTTCCCAGGGCAGCAG AAAGTACTGATATCCCACCTTATGTGATGAAGTGTCCAAGTAATGGTTTGTGTAGCAGACTTCCTGCAGACTGTGTAGAATGCAGGACAAATTACTCCTGTGTCTATGGGAAGCCTGTCACTTTTGACTGCACAGTCAAACCTTCTGTTACCTGTGTT GATCAAGACTTCAAATCCCAAAAGAACTTCGTCATCAACATGACTTGCAGGTTTTGCTGGCAGCTTCCAGAAACCGATTATGAGTGTTCCAACTCCACCAGCTGCATGACCGTGTCCTGTCCTCGGCAACGCTACACTGCCAACTGCACGGTGCGGGACCACATTCACTGCTTGG gtAACCGTACTTTTCCAAAAATGCTATACTGCAACTGGACTGGAGGTTATAAGTGGTCTACTGCTCTGGCTCTGAG GGGTTGTGATCGTTTGAGGCCCTTTTACAAGTGCGACTCTGTGCCATTTTTGAGCTACCCTGGGGGGTATGGCTGA